GAAACGGGTCAGGCGATCCTGATCAACAAGAGAATTCTTCATATCACAACAGAGCTGACACATGATGGTGAATATGTTAGTTTCAATTTTCCCGAAAAGCTATTAGCCTTTCATGTAGACAGTGCAATGGAAAAAAATTATGTACTTCCTTATACGAATTCTTCTTTGGTTTCGCTCGTGATTAGAAGAGAGTTGGAGTGGGAAAAGCAGATATTGGATATGCTCTGGGAAATGAGAGAGACGTTTAATACACGGAAAAACTGGGGATGGGAATACGAAATCTCAATTAAAACGGTACAACTATGGTTTGTATTGATATCCAACATTTTGATCCCTTCCGAGGAAACCCCAAGAAGCGAGAAGCGTCAGCAGGAAAGACTTCAGTTAATGCTCAGTTTTATCCATCAAAATTATGCTCATCCGGTTACGCTTCGTGAGATTGCTGATGTCGCGCATTTGAGCATTTCAGAGTGCACCAGATGTTTTAAGAAAACGGCTCATATGACGCCATACGAGTATCTAATCAAATACCGGATTAAGAAGAGTAAAGATCTCTTAGTATCGACGAATGATACAATAACCGAGATCGCTCAGAAAGTGGGCTTTAATCACGTTAATCACTTTATCCAGTCTTTTAAAAAGCATGAGGAAAAAACACCAAAAGAGTTTCGTAACTCAAGAAGATGATACTGAGACAACAGAGACTATAGAAAAACGCCAGTGACCTTAAACACGGACCGGCGTTTTCATATTAGTTTTTCGGAATTTTGCTCTCATCCATATACAACAGGTTCCAGCGGTGACCGTCCAGGTCGGCAAATCCCGCGCCGTACATCCAGCCGTCTATTTCACCCGGCTTGCCAAAGATGGTTCCTCCAGCTAACTCGACTTTTTTAATAAAAGCATCAACTTCTTCTCTGCTGTCAGCACCAATGGAAAATATCACTTCTGCGCTATGGGAAGTATCTGCGGTTTTGGCACCTGTAAATTTCTCGAAGGTTGCTTCCGGAAACAGGAGAATCGTTGTTGAGCCTATGACAAGCTGGGCTCTCTCGCTGCCAACATTCTCCCCATGGAATCCAATCTCATTGAAAAAGGTAGTGGATTGCACAACATCTTTCACCGGCAGGTTCATCCAGATTTTTTGTGACATGGCAGTAGCCTCCTAGAGTATATTTTCGACACTCTTAATATACTCTACGTCAATTCAAAATTACATAATCGTGTACATACGATTATGAAGGAGTTAGAAATAACGGGTATAATGAAGGATAATTTAGAGAAATCTGCATCGTTCTAATCAGTTCAGAATCCAAACCAAAAGAGCAATCTCCAATGAGGTTGCTCTTTTGGTCATGGCTTATTTTGCCTAACGGTGTATACGCAGTTTCTTCCTCCGGCTAGAATGTATTCTCCCCGTTCAATATGAACATTATCGCCTAGAACTGTTTTGAATAAATGTAACTCATTCTTGCATAACCCGGTACATACCGCGGCCGCTTCACAGATCGGACAATGCTTCTCAATAAATAGAAGACTGCCATCATCCTGCTCCTTAACCTCGGCCATATAACCTTCATTGGTGCGAATTTCGGCCAATTTCTCCAATCTCTCTCTGACTCCTGATGAATCGCCAAGATGCT
This Paenibacillus xylanexedens DNA region includes the following protein-coding sequences:
- a CDS encoding VOC family protein; this encodes MSQKIWMNLPVKDVVQSTTFFNEIGFHGENVGSERAQLVIGSTTILLFPEATFEKFTGAKTADTSHSAEVIFSIGADSREEVDAFIKKVELAGGTIFGKPGEIDGWMYGAGFADLDGHRWNLLYMDESKIPKN
- a CDS encoding AraC family transcriptional regulator, which translates into the protein MVKQLYEDILYSDLSFPYIMYTHTRHTSIPEGRGFNDLHWHEDLQITLVTKGKLVMQINGIDHTLETGQAILINKRILHITTELTHDGEYVSFNFPEKLLAFHVDSAMEKNYVLPYTNSSLVSLVIRRELEWEKQILDMLWEMRETFNTRKNWGWEYEISIKTVQLWFVLISNILIPSEETPRSEKRQQERLQLMLSFIHQNYAHPVTLREIADVAHLSISECTRCFKKTAHMTPYEYLIKYRIKKSKDLLVSTNDTITEIAQKVGFNHVNHFIQSFKKHEEKTPKEFRNSRR